In Thalassophryne amazonica chromosome 4, fThaAma1.1, whole genome shotgun sequence, a genomic segment contains:
- the b3gnt2l gene encoding N-acetyllactosaminide beta-1,3-N-acetylglucosaminyltransferase 2, translating into MRRVPRLIVVFIISSLVFIFFYISLKLEAAYRPKAVLEDFVRHFNDQVQDSVVTVHFSKTNVFSVPPDVGSVSVSDGFRTIIPVNSAYWNRQLHSVLRQLDNGEHFLQRNSNWSHCEDTNQDQLQTNIHDFSSYPYMFQEFVRGMHCISAPILISQTHKCTSNMDNQDNQIFLLFAVKSSPENFVQRQAVRETWGREGVYLSGLRVRTVFLLGSAALDDPILSPLLSFEANQYGDLLQWDFLDSFLNLTLKFRMFLQWSLKNCPHVSFVFSGDDDVFVNTPAILHYLASLDPSKASQIYMGQVITPASPLRDPKSKYYIPVSFYDGPYPEYTGGGGFVFSGSLLQPLYSISRVIPFYPIDDVYTGMCVKALGIVPKAHTDFHTFDIKKEDRENLCVHKYLFLAHQRTPQEIKKLWKGIHNGSLICKT; encoded by the coding sequence ATGAGACGTGTTCCGAGACTCATTGTTGTGTTCATCATTAGCAGTTTAGTTTTCATCTTCTTCTACATTAGCCTAAAATTAGAGGCCGCCTATAGGCCAAAGGCTGTTCTGGAAGACTTTGTGAGACATTTCAACGACCAGGTCCAGGACAGTGTTGTGACTGTACATTTCTCCAAGACAAATGTCTTCTCTGTGCCTCCTGATGTTGGCAGTGTGTCTGTTTCTGATGGTTTCAGAACGATCATCCCTGTCAACAGTGCGTACTGGAACCGGCAGTTGCACTCGGTGCTCAGGCAGCTGGACAACGGGGAACACTTTCTCCAACGCAACTCCAACTGGTCCCATTGTGAAGACACTAATCAGGACCAACTGCAAACCAACATTCACGACTTTTCCTCTTACCCGTACATGTTCCAGGAGTTTGTACGTGGCATGCACTGCATTTCCGCTCCAATCCTGATCAGTCAAACCCACAAGTGCACCTCAAACATGGATaaccaagacaaccagatcttCTTGCTTTTTGCTGTCAAGTCAAGTCCTGAGAACTTTGTGCAGAGACAGGCGGTGCGGGAGACATGGGGTCGAGAGGGCGTGTATCTCAGTGGACTGAGAGTGCGCACAGTGTTTCTTCTGGGTAGCGCCGCACTGGATGATCCCATCCTCAGCCCTCTGCTGTCATTTGAAGCTAACCAGTATGGAGATCTCCTGCAGTGGGACTTCTTGGACTCTTTCTTGAACCTAACACTCAAATTCAGAATGTTTCTCCAGTGGTCACTGAAGAACTGTCCTCATGTGTCCTTTGTCTTCAGCGGTGATGATGACGTATTTGTCAACACGCCAGCAATACTCCACTACCTGGCGTCTCTAGATCCTTCAAAGGCCTCTCAGATTTACATGGGACAGGTCATAACTCCAGCCAGCCCCCTCAGAGACCCCAAAAGCAAATACTACATTCCTGTGAGTTTCTACGACGGCCCGTACCCCGAATACACAGGTGGAGGCGGATTTGTCTTCTCAGGATCTTTACTGCAGCCCTTGTATTCCATCTCACGTGTAATTCCCTTCTACCCCATTGACGATGTCTACACCGGAATGTGCGTCAAAGCACTGGGGATTGTCCCAAAGGCACACACAGACTTTCACACATTTGACATCAAGAAGGAGGATCGAGAGAATCTTTGTGTCCATAAATATCTTTTTCTGGCTCACCAGCGCACCCCACAGGAGATAAAGAAGCTGTGGAAGGGCATTCACAATGGCTCTTTGATTTGCAAAACCTAA